Sequence from the Panthera tigris isolate Pti1 chromosome D3, P.tigris_Pti1_mat1.1, whole genome shotgun sequence genome:
CCTGCCTGCCCAGTGCATCCAGCCGCCGGCTCAGTGCTGCTGTCTCCACCCGCAGCTCTTCAGCTGCCCGGGCCACTGGCTCCATGGCCGAGGCAGCTGCCTCAGCTGCCTGGGTCACTGCTGCCCGCCCTGCCTCAGCCACTGCCCGCAGCTCTTCCAACGCCAAGTGTAATCGTTCCTCAAGGGCTGCAGCCAGCTCAGACCCGGGCCCTGGTACCCCCGGCATGGTGATGGCAGGGGCTCTGTGGTGGGATGACGATGGGGACAGTGGTAGGGACAGTTGCCTCTGGCTGGCAGTGTCAGAGTCTTTGCAGCTGGCCTGAGGGCAAAGGCAAGGGCAGTGGGCCTGCTCCGCCCCTgctggcctcccagcctcccagcctgccACCCGCCAGCTGGGGCTGTGGCCCAAATAGAAACCTATTCTGGGCTCCTTGTGGAgggggttgtgggggaggggtggcctgtCCAAGCAGGCAGACGGCCAGGCCTGGTGCTGGCCGTGCAGAGATCACAGACTGGCAACACGGCAAAGCTGCACAGGTTCTGAAGAATTACCTAGGCCAGGGCCCCATGccccacagatggggaaactgaggcaggaagcaATAAATGGGCCTGCCTGGGCCACCATTTGCATTAGCTGTGAGGATCCAGTCTGCCAGACTCCAAGAGCCTGCACTCCTTTGCCTTCATGCCATGCTGTTTTAGAAATCCTTGGACAAATGGAGGAAATGGAGGTACAGAGAGGCGGGACTTTGAGCAATCTGCTATAACAAGCATCTTGTCCCTGAGATAAATATCCTCTGGCCTGTCTGTGGTGCTTGAATACAACCACAGACTTTGAGCACATTTTAGGCACTTTTCTGCTTTCCCTTGATTctagatggggaaattgagatGCGTTAGTGGTATCACATGCAGGGCTCACTGTTTCACCTCCCACCCACTCCAAGGGCCTCAGCTACCATCCCCTCACTCTCTTGGCAGAGAGCAGTTAAATCCTGCTCTGTGGGGGTAAGGGtgctttcttccccccaccctctccctgttACCCCTGAGAAGGCCCAAAGCTGGCTCTAGCCATCTCACCTCAACCAAAGTCCCATTCATTCCCTGGTGCAGCACAGAGGACATTACCTGGGCAGTCAGGCGGCCCACTGGGGATCCCTTCCCCAGCTGAGCTTCCAGCCAGCTGATCCCAGGCTCAGGAATGAATAATGGAGGGATGCGGCGTATTCAGTTCCCATGGCACCTGTTAGGCTGCTGCCTCACCTGACTGGCACCCCCTGCCTGTCCCCCCATCAATGTTTCTgttcaacccccctcccccagagatgTTGACGCAGATGGTAATCACTAATCTCCAATCTCCTAACCAGCTAGGCTGATCTTGGATGAGCAGATCAGCAGCTTTGCTTCTTGGGGCTGAGCTCCTGTATGGAGTAGGAGCAGGGGCACTGGGGCCATAGGAAGAGGGGGCAAGTCCTCACCATCCTCTCTGAGCTTGAATTTTCCCATCTGTTCATTAGGAATCAACCAACCCATTTTGGACTAAAGACCAGAGATCAGCATGTGAGAAGCTTGAGGCCAGTACAGAGTAAGCTTCTGACACACCTAGTGGCTTGATACACTAGGGTCTGCCTTTAGCTCTGCCACCAACTGGTTCTGGACTGTAGGtagccaccttctctctctgggcctcagtttccccatgtgttcAGTGGGGGAGGAATGGAGCAGAGGAATCCTGCTAGCCCTACATCCTGAAGCAGTTTATATAAGATTGATGGATGGTGACGCTGGTGGGGTAAGAAGGGGCTCACCTTAATGCCATAGCCTCCCCGGCTATCAGGGGAGGCATGGCTGAAGCTGGTGACGTGAGTGACGCTACCCAGGCGCGCCAGGGTCCCAGGGCTGCTGATATGGGTGATGGTGCTCTTGCCCCCACTGCTGGTGCTAAGGAGGGTGGGAGGCGCCCGTAGTCCCAGTGTCAGttctggaggaggagaagggctaCTGTTAGATCAGCTGGGGTGAGGGTAATGCCAGCCAAGGTTAATGGTGCCCCTTGCTCACAGCACATCCTTTGGAGACACCCTGAAGCCTGACCACAGCACTCGTTCTATATGCAGAGCTGGCTGCAAATGCTCATCCCCAGCAGTGGGGAGACAGGGGGGAGGCCTACCTGCCCTCTGGTTGCCTGTGGGCAGCAGCACTCGGCCTGTGGATGCCTGGCCACGGCCATCCTTGATCTCGATGGTGAATGTGGTCTTCATACTGGCCCCTGGCTCGGCAGTGCCGACAGGCACAGGAAGCAGGGCACTGGGCTCCTCTGAGCGGGCCACGGGCCCCCCTGCTCCGTTTTCAAGGGGCCTGGCAGCCAAGCCCCGCCTCCCGGGGCCCTCCTCCCGGGGGCAGCTCTGAAGCTGGGCCAGGGGCCTGGCTGCTCCACGTGGCTCCTTGCTGAGTCGGGAGGAGGTGTCGCTGGGGCCCCGTGAGGAGGAACTGTTGGAAGAGGAGGCAGGAGTAGTGCTGATGTGGGAGGGGCCCAGGAGTCTTGTGGGGGTCGAGGGACCCAGGACCAACCGGGGTGGACCCTCCTGAAGCCCAGCAGCCATAGGAGAATCAGATGTGAACTTGCGCACACGATCCCGCACGGAGCCAGCCCGCTGGAATGAGGAAGGTCCACTGGCAAGAGTGGTGGGCTCTAGAAGGGACAGGAGGGTTATCAGTGACTGGGTGGGACAGGGACTGCCCCAAGTCTGCAATAGTGGGAACAGGTAGTACCTCGGTTCTGGGCTGGCTGGCAGGGACTGAGCATGGACAGGGAGCGTTGGCAGGGACGGGGTCCAGCCAGGTCTGGCAGTTTGGAGAAATGGCCAGGTGGGGAAAGACAGAGGAGAGTGGATATGGAAGTTCCGCCTCTCATAAGTCTCTCCTTCACACCTCCTCAGCTTCCCAACCCCTTCCTGTATTCCAGCCTCCCCGTCCCATGTTGCACCTCCCATAGCTCCTGGCCTCCCCACTCAGCTGTATCTCTCTTATaggctcctccttctcctcctgcacTGACCCTAGGATGACTTGGACactcctgggggctggggctaGGCTTGGGCTGGAGGAAGGGTGCCCAGATCCTTCCTGCTGATGGGGATACaggacaccccccgcccccccctcctgTCCAGCACTGCCCATGGCCTCAGCTGGGAGATGGGCGCACTCCCTTATTGGGGAAAAGAATGTGCCTGAGGCCCGTTGCCTTTCAAGGCTGCAGGGAGGCCTCTGGCCatgggatgggggttggggagggccaggctgggggtggggacacttCAGGGCAGTGGGAGGAGTGTTAGGGACTGCCTCCTCTTGAGGAAGCTGAAGCTGTCTAGGCATTAGAGCCCATTTTCCAGACAGGGAAGGGGAGGCCTGTAGCTACCCCTATGGGgaccctcacctgctctcttTGTGTCGGAGGGACCTTTGGTGGGGCCTTGGACAGCTGGGGGCTCTGTGGGGCCAGGCAGGAGCTGCAGGGGAGACATAGCATGGGCAGGGCCTGACTCCCAAACTGAGGAGCTCACCTGCTTGGCATCCCTGTCCCTCATCCAGACTCACCTTGTTGACCACCTGCCTCTCAGTGCTGGGGGTGGCTGGCAGCTCCTGGGGCTCAGGGCTGGTGGCCCTGGGTGGGCTGGAGGGTGACTCGGGGCTGCCCACAGCCTCAGCAGCAGGACACCGGGCCTCAGAAGGCTCTAGTGGAGGCTCAGGAGAAGCAGTGGTAGGTGAACTGACGGGTGAGGCAGGTAAGCTGGGTGTGCCCCCAGGTGGGGCCTGCACCAGGAGTGTCACTGTGGTCACATCTCGGCTGGTGCCCTGGGGGGTTGGGGTTGGCTCTGGGACCTCTGCctgctgcttctgtttctctcGCTCTGGCACCTGTGGGAGACCCACAGGATGCAGTCAAGGCTCCCCAGGCTGGCAGGTGCCCAGGGCAGGGCATGCAAAGCAGAGGGGTTAGGCATAGCTTCCTGTGGGCACACCTGCACATGCAGGGGCACTGGCACACCATGGGAGGTCTCTGATACTCACTTCCTAACCTCCTGGCACTGCCTGGTCAAGTGTGGTTCAAAGAGGACTAGATACTATGCCAGGGGTTGCGGATGACAGGAGACCTCCTGGGGACTCCCAACCTTAACAGATCCCTGGAGCAGAGGCCTCTGACCCCTGATCCTGGCCTGGTTAAtcagagtgtggggggggggggggcagcttgggctggggtggcagggagggggagtCCTTCAAGGACTGGGACCAGCGGCCTCTGCTGGCCACTGAAGGAACCTCCATGGCCCGACCTCTCACCCATACTCCCTGGAGAACAGTGCTCCACAGAGTCAGCTGGGGTGTGATATGTAGAGTCAAGCTAAGGATGTGGGCTGTCTGGAGGGAGAAGGACAGCCTCAGGCTAGGTTTAAGCTAGGGAGGTCAGGTTCAGATCTGCATTTCAGGGAGATTGCACTGGCTACTGAGTGGAAGCTGGATGGCCATGGTGGGGTGAAATGCAGTTATGGAAGCAGGCAGGCCAGCAAGTTGGTAAGGGAGACACACTCAGGAGCTGTGCAGACAGTCTGGCTTTGAGGGGAAGATACAAAGTCTGGATTGGGGGACATGTGGCCAGAGGTTATCCAAGAGACTAGGCAGAGGTGTGAGATAGTGTCCCCcaaacacctccccaccccatgaGGTACCAGTCTAGCAAAGACAAGTAGgtgctctgtgctgctggcatcTGTGGGCACAGGACACTGGGCTACCCGCCCACCTTGCTCACATTCCTTACCTCACACCGTTCCAGCCTGTGTGCTGCCCGccccttgctctcttctcttgAGCCACTGTTGGGACGCCCGCTGCACAACCTCCCAGCCAACGTGGcagctggaagggaaggaaaacatgtCAGGTGAGTGGCCAGCAGGTGCTGTGGGTGGCATGCAGTAGTAcacagggcagggccagggcagggcaCATACCCTCAATCTCCTGGGCCCTTATGCGGCGGATGGCAGCTCGGATCAGCTTGCGTTCCTCATACTCACCAGCACCTCGCAGCTATGGGTGAGAAACAGGCCGCAGGTGCTGGACTGTGGAGTCCAggtcttcccctgccctgccacatcccctgccctgggcctcacCAGTGCAGTCAGCTCTTCCACGTCATTCATGGACTCCAGCTGCCCTGCCAGCCGCGCCAGAGCAGCTTGCTGCTCCGCCTCCTGCTGCTGAGAGCTGCAGGGACATCATGACTATAACTCCTACTGCCATAGCCAAGTCATGGAGGATGTGGGCTGAGGGTAGGGGCAGGACAGGGTACACAGAGGAACAGGTAGCTAAGCACACCCTCTGGCTACATGCTGGCACATGCATGCCCATGTACGTGAGCACTAATACCACAGGCTCAGACGTGTTATCTACGTGGGTGTGTCCAGGACTCCATGACTGGTGAGTGGTCCATGCCCATAAACATCCCTGTATATTCCATATGCCTGCCTATACTGCCATTTGCACACCCACATGGGCAGCGGACACACCTGTGCTCGTGCCTGCCTGCACAACACAAGCCGAGCCCTGGCACATACTCCTCCCACCTGCATG
This genomic interval carries:
- the SMTN gene encoding smoothelin isoform X5 → MADEALAGLDEGALRKLLEVTADLAERRRIRSAIRELQRQELQREEEALASKRFRAERQDNKENWLHSQQQEAEQQAALARLAGQLESMNDVEELTALLRGAGEYEERKLIRAAIRRIRAQEIEAATLAGRLCSGRPNSGSREESKGRAAHRLERCEVPEREKQKQQAEVPEPTPTPQGTSRDVTTVTLLVQAPPGGTPSLPASPVSSPTTASPEPPLEPSEARCPAAEAVGSPESPSSPPRATSPEPQELPATPSTERQVVNKLLPGPTEPPAVQGPTKGPSDTKRAGHFSKLPDLAGPRPCQRSLSMLSPCQPAQNREPTTLASGPSSFQRAGSVRDRVRKFTSDSPMAAGLQEGPPRSSSRGPSDTSSRLSKEPRGAARPLAQLQSCPREEGPGRRGLAARPLENGAGGPVARSEEPSALLPVPVGTAEPGASMKTTFTIEIKDGRGQASTGRVLLPTGNQRAELTLGLRAPPTLLSTSSGGKSTITHISSPGTLARLGSVTHVTSFSHASPDSRGGYGIKMEPEPAEPPSAEVEVANGAEQTRVDKAPETRSPLNTEELMAIEDESILDKMLDQTTDFEERKLIRAALRELRQKKRDQRDKERERRLQEARARPGEGRGNTATETTTRHSQRAADGSAVSTVTKTERLVHSNDGTRTARTTTVESSFVRRSENGGGRTMVQTKTFSSSSSKKMGSIFDREDEASPRPGSLAALEKRQAEKKKELMKAQSLPKTSASQARKAMIEKLEKEGASGSPGGPRAAVQRSTSFGVPNANSIKQMLLDWCRAKTRGYEHVDIQNFSSSWSDGMAFCALVHNFFPEAFDYGQLSPQNRRQNFEVAFSSAEMLVDCVPLVEVEDMMIMGKKPDPKCVFTYVQSLYNHLRRHELRLRGKNV
- the SMTN gene encoding smoothelin isoform X7, which produces MADEALAGLDEGALRKLLEVTADLAERRRIRSAIRELQRQELQREEEALASKRFRAERQDNKENWLHSQQQEAEQQAALARLAGQLESMNDVEELTALLRGAGEYEERKLIRAAIRRIRAQEIEAATLAGRLCSGRPNSGSREESKGRAAHRLERCEVPEREKQKQQAEVPEPTPTPQGTSRDVTTVTLLVQAPPGGTPSLPASPVSSPTTASPEPPLEPSEARCPAAEAVGSPESPSSPPRATSPEPQELPATPSTERQVVNKLLPGPTEPPAVQGPTKGPSDTKRAGHFSKLPDLAGPRPCQRSLSMLSPCQPAQNREPTTLASGPSSFQRAGSVRDRVRKFTSDSPMAAGLQEGPPRLVLGPSTPTRLLGPSHISTTPASSSNSSSSRGPSDTSSRLSKEPRGAARPLAQLQSCPREEGPGRRGLAARPLENGAGGPVARSEEPSALLPVPVGTAEPGASMKTTFTIEIKDGRGQASTGRVLLPTGNQRAELTLGLRAPPTLLSTSSGGKSTITHISSPGTLARLGSVTHVTSFSHASPDSRGGYGIKMEPEPAEPPSAEVEVANGAEQTRVDKAPETRSPLNTEELMAIEDESILDKMLDQTTDFEERKLIRAALRELRQKKRDGGGRTMVQTKTFSSSSSKKMGSIFDREDEASPRPGSLAALEKRQAEKKKELMKAQSLPKTSASQARKAMIEKLEKEGASGSPGGPRAAVQRSTSFGVPNANSIKQMLLDWCRAKTRGYEHVDIQNFSSSWSDGMAFCALVHNFFPEAFDYGQLSPQNRRQNFEVAFSSAEMLVDCVPLVEVEDMMIMGKKPDPKCVFTYVQSLYNHLRRHELRLRGKNV
- the SMTN gene encoding smoothelin isoform X1, producing MADEALAGLDEGALRKLLEVTADLAERRRIRSAIRELQRQELQREEEALASKRFRAERQDNKENWLHSQQQEAEQQAALARLAGQLESMNDVEELTALLRGAGEYEERKLIRAAIRRIRAQEIEAATLAGRLCSGRPNSGSREESKGRAAHRLERCEVPEREKQKQQAEVPEPTPTPQGTSRDVTTVTLLVQAPPGGTPSLPASPVSSPTTASPEPPLEPSEARCPAAEAVGSPESPSSPPRATSPEPQELPATPSTERQVVNKLLPGPTEPPAVQGPTKGPSDTKRAGHFSKLPDLAGPRPCQRSLSMLSPCQPAQNREPTTLASGPSSFQRAGSVRDRVRKFTSDSPMAAGLQEGPPRLVLGPSTPTRLLGPSHISTTPASSSNSSSSRGPSDTSSRLSKEPRGAARPLAQLQSCPREEGPGRRGLAARPLENGAGGPVARSEEPSALLPVPVGTAEPGASMKTTFTIEIKDGRGQASTGRVLLPTGNQRAELTLGLRAPPTLLSTSSGGKSTITHISSPGTLARLGSVTHVTSFSHASPDSRGGYGIKMEPEPAEPPSAEVEVANGAEQTRVDKAPETRSPLNTEELMAIEDESILDKMLDQTTDFEERKLIRAALRELRQKKRDQRDKERERRLQEARARPGEGRGNTATETTTRHSQRAADGSAVSTVTKTERLVHSNDGTRTARTTTVESSFVRRSENGGGRTMVQTKTFSSSSSKKMGSIFDREDEASPRPGSLAALEKRQAEKKKELMKAQSLPKTSASQARKAMIEKLEKEGASGSPGGPRAAVQRSTSFGVPNANSIKQMLLDWCRAKTRGYEHVDIQNFSSSWSDGMAFCALVHNFFPEAFDYGQLSPQNRRQNFEVAFSSAEMLVDCVPLVEVEDMMIMGKKPDPKCVFTYVQSLYNHLRRHELRLRGKNV
- the SMTN gene encoding smoothelin isoform X2, translated to MADEALAGLDEGALRKLLEVTADLAERRRIRSAIRELQRQELQREEEALASKRFRAERQDNKENWLHSQQQEAEQQAALARLAGQLESMNDVEELTALLRGAGEYEERKLIRAAIRRIRAQEIEAATLAGRLCSGRPNSGSREESKGRAAHRLERCEVPEREKQKQQAEVPEPTPTPQGTSRDVTTVTLLVQAPPGGTPSLPASPVSSPTTASPEPPLEPSEARCPAAEAVGSPESPSSPPRATSPEPQELPATPSTERQVVNKLLPGPTEPPAVQGPTKGPSDTKRAGHFSKLPDLAGPRPCQRSLSMLSPCQPAQNREPTTLASGPSSFQRAGSVRDRVRKFTSDSPMAAGLQEGPPRLVLGPSTPTRLLGPSHISTTPASSSNSSSSRGPSDTSSRLSKEPRGAARPLAQLQSCPREEGPGRRGLAARPLENGAGGPVARSEEPSALLPVPVGTAEPGASMKTTFTIEIKDGRGQASTGRVLLPTGNQRAELTLGLRAPPTLLSTSSGGKSTITHISSPGTLARLGSVTHVTSFSHASPDSRGGYGIKMEPEPAEPPSAEVEVANGAEQTRVDKAPETRSPLNTEELMAIEDESILDKMLDQTTDFEERKLIRAALRELRQKKRDQRDKERERRLQEARARPGEGRGNTATETTTRHSQRAADGSAVSTVTKTERLVHSNDGTRTARTTTVESSFVRRSENGGGRTMVQTKTFSSSSSKKMGSIFDREDEASPRPGSLAALEKRQAEKKKELMKAQSLPKTSASQARKAMIEKLEKEGASGSPGGPRAAVQRSTSFGVPNANSIKQMLLDWCRAKTRGYEHVDIQNFSSSWSDGMAFCALVHNFFPEAFDYGQLSPQNRRQNFEVAFSSAETHADCPQLLDTEDMVRLREPDWKCVYTYIQEFYRCLVQKGLVKTKKS
- the SMTN gene encoding smoothelin isoform X6, producing the protein MADEALAGLDEGALRKLLEVTADLAERRRIRSAIRELQRQELQREEEALASKRFRAERQDNKENWLHSQQQEAEQQAALARLAGQLESMNDVEELTALLRGAGEYEERKLIRAAIRRIRAQEIEAATLAGRLCSGRPNSGSREESKGRAAHRLERCEVPEREKQKQQAEVPEPTPTPQGTSRDVTTVTLLVQAPPGGTPSLPASPVSSPTTASPEPPLEPSEARCPAAEAVGSPESPSSPPRATSPEPQELPATPSTERQVVNKLLPGPTEPPAVQGPTKGPSDTKRAEPTTLASGPSSFQRAGSVRDRVRKFTSDSPMAAGLQEGPPRLVLGPSTPTRLLGPSHISTTPASSSNSSSSRGPSDTSSRLSKEPRGAARPLAQLQSCPREEGPGRRGLAARPLENGAGGPVARSEEPSALLPVPVGTAEPGASMKTTFTIEIKDGRGQASTGRVLLPTGNQRAELTLGLRAPPTLLSTSSGGKSTITHISSPGTLARLGSVTHVTSFSHASPDSRGGYGIKMEPEPAEPPSAEVEVANGAEQTRVDKAPETRSPLNTEELMAIEDESILDKMLDQTTDFEERKLIRAALRELRQKKRDQRDKERERRLQEARARPGEGRGNTATETTTRHSQRAADGSAVSTVTKTERLVHSNDGTRTARTTTVESSFVRRSENGGGRTMVQTKTFSSSSSKKMGSIFDREDEASPRPGSLAALEKRQAEKKKELMKAQSLPKTSASQARKAMIEKLEKEGASGSPGGPRAAVQRSTSFGVPNANSIKQMLLDWCRAKTRGYEHVDIQNFSSSWSDGMAFCALVHNFFPEAFDYGQLSPQNRRQNFEVAFSSAEMLVDCVPLVEVEDMMIMGKKPDPKCVFTYVQSLYNHLRRHELRLRGKNV
- the SMTN gene encoding smoothelin isoform X8 yields the protein MADEALAGLDEGALRKLLEVTADLAERRRIRSAIRELQRQELQREEEALASKRFRAERQDNKENWLHSQQQEAEQQAALARLAGQLESMNDVEELTALLRGAGEYEERKLIRAAIRRIRAQEIEAATLAGRLCSGRPNSGSREESKGRAAHRLERCEVPEREKQKQQAEVPEPTPTPQGTSRDVTTVTLLVQAPPGGTPSLPASPVSSPTTASPEPPLEPSEARCPAAEAVGSPESPSSPPRATSPEPQELPATPSTERQVVNKLLPGPTEPPAVQGPTKGPSDTKRADLAGPRPCQRSLSMLSPCQPAQNREPTTLASGPSSFQRAGSVRDRVRKFTSDSPMAAGLQEGPPRLVLGPSTPTRLLGPSHISTTPASSSNSSSSRGPSDTSSRLSKEPRGAARPLAQLQSCPREEGPGRRGLAARPLENGAGGPVARSEEPSALLPVPVGTAEPGASMKTTFTIEIKDGRGQASTGRVLLPTGNQRAELTLGLRAPPTLLSTSSGGKSTITHISSPGTLARLGSVTHVTSFSHASPDSRGGYGIKMEPEPAEPPSAEVEVANGAEQTRVDKAPETRSPLNTEELMAIEDESILDKMLDQTTDFEERKLIRAALRELRQKKRDGGGRTMVQTKTFSSSSSKKMGSIFDREDEASPRPGSLAALEKRQAEKKKELMKAQSLPKTSASQARKAMIEKLEKEGASGSPGGPRAAVQRSTSFGVPNANSIKQMLLDWCRAKTRGYEHVDIQNFSSSWSDGMAFCALVHNFFPEAFDYGQLSPQNRRQNFEVAFSSAETHADCPQLLDTEDMVRLREPDWKCVYTYIQEFYRCLVQKGLVKTKKS
- the SMTN gene encoding smoothelin isoform X4 — its product is MADEALAGLDEGALRKLLEVTADLAERRRIRSAIRELQRQELQREEEALASKRFRAERQDNKENWLHSQQQEAEQQAALARLAGQLESMNDVEELTALLRGAGEYEERKLIRAAIRRIRAQEIEAATLAGRLCSGRPNSGSREESKGRAAHRLERCEVPEREKQKQQAEVPEPTPTPQGTSRDVTTVTLLVQAPPGGTPSLPASPVSSPTTASPEPPLEPSEARCPAAEAVGSPESPSSPPRATSPEPQELPATPSTERQVVNKLLPGPTEPPAVQGPTKGPSDTKRADLAGPRPCQRSLSMLSPCQPAQNREPTTLASGPSSFQRAGSVRDRVRKFTSDSPMAAGLQEGPPRLVLGPSTPTRLLGPSHISTTPASSSNSSSSRGPSDTSSRLSKEPRGAARPLAQLQSCPREEGPGRRGLAARPLENGAGGPVARSEEPSALLPVPVGTAEPGASMKTTFTIEIKDGRGQASTGRVLLPTGNQRAELTLGLRAPPTLLSTSSGGKSTITHISSPGTLARLGSVTHVTSFSHASPDSRGGYGIKMEPEPAEPPSAEVEVANGAEQTRVDKAPETRSPLNTEELMAIEDESILDKMLDQTTDFEERKLIRAALRELRQKKRDQRDKERERRLQEARARPGEGRGNTATETTTRHSQRAADGSAVSTVTKTERLVHSNDGTRTARTTTVESSFVRRSENGGGRTMVQTKTFSSSSSKKMGSIFDREDEASPRPGSLAALEKRQAEKKKELMKAQSLPKTSASQARKAMIEKLEKEGASGSPGGPRAAVQRSTSFGVPNANSIKQMLLDWCRAKTRGYEHVDIQNFSSSWSDGMAFCALVHNFFPEAFDYGQLSPQNRRQNFEVAFSSAETHADCPQLLDTEDMVRLREPDWKCVYTYIQEFYRCLVQKGLVKTKKS
- the SMTN gene encoding smoothelin isoform X9, whose translation is MADEALAGLDEGALRKLLEVTADLAERRRIRSAIRELQRQELQREEEALASKRFRAERQDNKENWLHSQQQEAEQQAALARLAGQLESMNDVEELTALLRGAGEYEERKLIRAAIRRIRAQEIEAATLAGRLCSGRPNSGSREESKGRAAHRLERCEVPEREKQKQQAEVPEPTPTPQGTSRDVTTVTLLVQAPPGGTPSLPASPVSSPTTASPEPPLEPSEARCPAAEAVGSPESPSSPPRATSPEPQELPATPSTERQVVNKLLPGPTEPPAVQGPTKGPSDTKRADLAGPRPCQRSLSMLSPCQPAQNREPTTLASGPSSFQRAGSVRDRVRKFTSDSPMAAGLQEGPPRLVLGPSTPTRLLGPSHISTTPASSSNSSSSRGPSDTSSRLSKEPRGAARPLAQLQSCPREEGPGRRGLAARPLENGAGGPVARSEEPSALLPVPVGTAEPGASMKTTFTIEIKDGRGQASTGRVLLPTGNQRAELTLGLRAPPTLLSTSSGGKSTITHISSPGTLARLGSVTHVTSFSHASPDSRGGYGIKAAEDAGTPVAHPPAFSTRRRSSAGPARSSSLMEPEPAEPPSAEVEVANGAEQTRVDKAPETRSPLNTEELMAIEDESILDKMLDQTTDFEERKLIRAALRELRQKKRDQRDKERERRLQEARARPGEGRGNTATETTTRHSQRAADGSAVSTVTKTERLVHSNDGTRTARTTTVESSFVRRSENGGGRTMVQTKTFSSSSSKKMGSIFDREDEASPRPGSLAALEKRQAEKKKELMKAQSLPKTSASQARKAMIEKLEKEGASGSPGGPRAAVQRSTSFGVPNANSIKQMLLDWCRAKTRGYEHVDIQNFSSSWSDGMAFCALVHNFFPEAFDYGQLSPQNRRQNFEVAFSSAEMLVDCVPLVEVEDMMIMGKKPDPKCVFTYVQSLYNHLRRHELRLRGKNV
- the SMTN gene encoding smoothelin isoform X3 — encoded protein: MADEALAGLDEGALRKLLEVTADLAERRRIRSAIRELQRQELQREEEALASKRFRAERQDNKENWLHSQQQEAEQQAALARLAGQLESMNDVEELTALLRGAGEYEERKLIRAAIRRIRAQEIEAATLAGRLCSGRPNSGSREESKGRAAHRLERCEVPEREKQKQQAEVPEPTPTPQGTSRDVTTVTLLVQAPPGGTPSLPASPVSSPTTASPEPPLEPSEARCPAAEAVGSPESPSSPPRATSPEPQELPATPSTERQVVNKLLPGPTEPPAVQGPTKGPSDTKRADLAGPRPCQRSLSMLSPCQPAQNREPTTLASGPSSFQRAGSVRDRVRKFTSDSPMAAGLQEGPPRLVLGPSTPTRLLGPSHISTTPASSSNSSSSRGPSDTSSRLSKEPRGAARPLAQLQSCPREEGPGRRGLAARPLENGAGGPVARSEEPSALLPVPVGTAEPGASMKTTFTIEIKDGRGQASTGRVLLPTGNQRAELTLGLRAPPTLLSTSSGGKSTITHISSPGTLARLGSVTHVTSFSHASPDSRGGYGIKMEPEPAEPPSAEVEVANGAEQTRVDKAPETRSPLNTEELMAIEDESILDKMLDQTTDFEERKLIRAALRELRQKKRDQRDKERERRLQEARARPGEGRGNTATETTTRHSQRAADGSAVSTVTKTERLVHSNDGTRTARTTTVESSFVRRSENGGGRTMVQTKTFSSSSSKKMGSIFDREDEASPRPGSLAALEKRQAEKKKELMKAQSLPKTSASQARKAMIEKLEKEGASGSPGGPRAAVQRSTSFGVPNANSIKQMLLDWCRAKTRGYEHVDIQNFSSSWSDGMAFCALVHNFFPEAFDYGQLSPQNRRQNFEVAFSSAEMLVDCVPLVEVEDMMIMGKKPDPKCVFTYVQSLYNHLRRHELRLRGKNV